Proteins from one Thaumasiovibrio subtropicus genomic window:
- the metN gene encoding methionine ABC transporter ATP-binding protein MetN, translated as MIEISRVNKVFQQGNKQIHALRDANLTISQGTIFGVIGASGAGKSTLIRCVNLLERPSSGTITVDGTELTALSNQELTQARRKIGMIFQHFNLLSSRTVFANVALPLELAGKSNAEITRKVTELLDLVGLSDKHESYPANLSGGQKQRVAIARALACDPKVLLCDEATSALDPATTQSILALLKKINQQLGLTILLITHEMDVVKNICHEVAIIGDGELVEKGPVADIFAHPKTDLARQFIRSTLDLSIPEDYERRLTKERGDNRYPLVRLEFTGASVDAPLLSQVAREFNIDANILCSDIDYAGGMKFGLLLTELCGTEEATEKALAFIRDHKVQVEVLGYVD; from the coding sequence ATGATTGAAATCAGCCGAGTCAACAAGGTGTTCCAGCAGGGCAATAAGCAAATCCATGCCCTACGAGATGCCAATTTAACAATCTCGCAAGGCACCATCTTTGGTGTCATTGGTGCTTCAGGTGCGGGTAAAAGTACCCTTATCCGTTGTGTGAACCTTTTAGAGCGCCCATCTTCAGGCACCATTACCGTAGACGGCACTGAGCTTACTGCCCTTTCCAATCAAGAGTTAACGCAAGCTCGTCGTAAAATCGGTATGATTTTTCAACACTTTAATTTGCTGTCGTCTCGTACTGTGTTTGCTAACGTTGCACTTCCTTTAGAACTGGCCGGGAAAAGCAACGCTGAGATTACACGCAAAGTGACAGAGTTACTTGACCTCGTTGGCCTAAGCGATAAACACGAGTCATACCCAGCCAATCTCAGTGGCGGTCAAAAACAGCGTGTCGCGATTGCCCGTGCGCTAGCCTGTGACCCTAAAGTATTGCTTTGTGATGAAGCAACGAGTGCCCTTGACCCGGCGACAACGCAGTCGATTTTGGCGCTTCTCAAAAAGATTAACCAACAACTTGGCCTGACTATCCTGCTCATTACTCATGAAATGGATGTCGTCAAAAACATCTGTCATGAAGTCGCTATTATTGGTGACGGTGAGTTAGTTGAAAAAGGCCCTGTCGCAGACATTTTTGCGCATCCTAAAACAGACCTTGCTCGTCAGTTCATTCGTTCAACGTTAGATCTTTCTATCCCTGAAGACTATGAACGTCGTCTCACCAAAGAACGCGGAGATAACCGATACCCGCTAGTCCGTTTAGAGTTCACTGGCGCTTCTGTAGATGCACCTTTGCTAAGCCAAGTTGCGCGTGAATTTAATATTGATGCCAATATCCTTTGCTCAGACATTGATTACGCTGGCGGCATGAAATTTGGTCTGTTGCTTACCGAGCTCTGCGGCACGGAAGAAGCGACAGAGAAGGCGCTTGCCTTCATCCGAGACCACAAAGTACAAGTAGAGGTATTAGGTTATGTTGATTAA
- a CDS encoding methionine ABC transporter permease, translating into MLINSVSAWFAENDRLVSLLIDATWQTLIMVFASGLIGFLIGIPLGVSLHITKEGGLLSAPKVNKVLGIAVNIGRSIPFIILLVAIIPFTRFVTGSSIGTAAAVVPLTVAAIPFIARLVEGALMEVPSGLVEAAEAMGATPSQIILKVLLPEALPGIINAVTITLVTLVSYSAMAGTVGGGGLGDVGIRYGYQRFDGTVMAITVVLLVILVQVIQSLGDRLVNKVDHR; encoded by the coding sequence ATGTTGATTAATTCAGTCTCCGCGTGGTTTGCGGAAAATGACCGCTTGGTCAGCCTACTGATCGATGCAACGTGGCAAACCCTTATCATGGTTTTTGCTTCTGGCTTGATCGGATTCTTGATTGGCATCCCGCTTGGTGTTTCTCTTCATATCACCAAAGAGGGTGGCCTTCTATCGGCACCTAAAGTGAATAAAGTATTGGGCATTGCCGTCAATATTGGCCGTTCCATTCCTTTCATCATTCTCCTCGTCGCTATCATCCCCTTTACACGTTTCGTGACGGGAAGTTCGATTGGAACCGCAGCGGCAGTTGTACCGCTGACGGTTGCTGCTATCCCATTTATTGCGCGCTTAGTTGAAGGGGCACTCATGGAAGTCCCTTCAGGCCTTGTGGAAGCGGCCGAAGCAATGGGCGCAACCCCGAGTCAGATTATTTTAAAAGTGCTACTCCCTGAAGCACTGCCAGGCATTATTAATGCTGTGACCATTACACTGGTAACACTTGTAAGCTACTCGGCAATGGCGGGTACCGTCGGTGGTGGTGGCCTTGGCGATGTGGGTATCCGCTATGGCTACCAGCGTTTTGATGGCACTGTTATGGCTATTACCGTTGTACTTTTGGTTATCCTAGTACAAGTGATTCAATCCCTCGGCGACCGACTTGTGAACAAAGTCGATCACCGATAA
- a CDS encoding MetQ/NlpA family lipoprotein, which yields MAFNLKSLLAAAGIASALALTGCGDKAPEQAAEEVKVTKIKVGVMAGAEEQVAEIAARVAKEKHGLDVELITFTDYVTPNAALDEGSIDANAFQHKPYLDKQIEDRGYKLAIAGNTFVYPIAGYSSKVESVEEIQEGAQIAVPNDPTNLGRSLILLEQQGLLKLKEGVGLLATVLDIVENPKNIKIVELEAAQLPRSLQDVDLAIINTTYASSIDLTPERDGVFVEDKESPYVNLVVAREDNINDEAIKTFVASYQTDEVHQAALEIFKGGVVKGW from the coding sequence ATGGCGTTTAATTTGAAGTCTCTTTTAGCTGCAGCGGGTATCGCGTCTGCATTGGCGCTAACAGGTTGTGGTGACAAAGCACCAGAGCAAGCAGCAGAAGAAGTCAAAGTAACTAAAATCAAAGTCGGCGTAATGGCGGGGGCTGAAGAGCAAGTCGCTGAAATCGCAGCGCGCGTTGCAAAAGAGAAGCATGGCCTAGACGTGGAACTGATTACTTTCACTGACTACGTCACCCCAAACGCAGCACTTGATGAAGGCTCTATTGATGCGAACGCATTCCAACACAAGCCATACCTAGACAAGCAAATCGAAGATCGTGGTTACAAACTGGCTATCGCTGGTAACACCTTCGTCTACCCAATTGCAGGCTACTCTAGCAAAGTTGAAAGTGTAGAAGAGATTCAAGAAGGTGCTCAAATTGCGGTACCAAACGATCCTACTAACCTTGGTCGCTCTCTGATCCTACTCGAGCAGCAAGGCCTTCTTAAGCTTAAAGAAGGTGTTGGTCTACTTGCAACGGTACTTGATATCGTCGAAAACCCGAAAAACATCAAAATTGTCGAGCTAGAAGCCGCGCAACTACCACGCTCACTGCAAGATGTTGATCTCGCGATCATCAACACAACGTATGCAAGCAGCATCGACCTAACGCCAGAGCGCGATGGCGTGTTCGTTGAAGACAAAGAGTCTCCATACGTGAACCTTGTTGTTGCACGTGAAGACAACATCAACGACGAAGCAATCAAAACCTTCGTTGCCTCTTACCAAACCGATGAAGTTCATCAAGCAGCACTTGAAATCTTCAAAGGTGGTGTCGTTAAAGGTTGGTAA
- the ykgO gene encoding type B 50S ribosomal protein L36: protein MQVLSSLKSAKNRHRDCQVVKRRGRIYVICKSNPRFKAVQGKVKKKR from the coding sequence ATGCAGGTACTAAGCTCACTGAAAAGCGCAAAGAATCGTCATAGAGATTGCCAGGTCGTTAAACGTCGAGGCCGCATCTATGTGATTTGTAAGTCAAACCCACGCTTCAAAGCCGTTCAAGGCAAAGTAAAGAAGAAGCGTTAA
- a CDS encoding type B 50S ribosomal protein L31, with amino-acid sequence MKQGIHPEYRTVVFHDTAVDKYFLIGSTLKTERTIKWEDGKEYPYFTLDVSSESHPFYTGKQRVAKAEGRLATFSRRFGSFSSKKEK; translated from the coding sequence ATGAAACAAGGTATTCATCCTGAATATCGCACAGTGGTCTTTCATGACACTGCCGTTGATAAGTACTTCTTGATCGGCTCAACGCTGAAAACAGAACGTACGATTAAGTGGGAAGATGGTAAAGAGTACCCTTACTTCACTTTGGATGTATCTTCAGAATCGCATCCTTTCTATACCGGTAAGCAGCGCGTTGCGAAAGCCGAAGGCCGCTTGGCTACCTTTAGCCGCCGCTTCGGTAGTTTCTCTAGTAAGAAAGAGAAGTAA
- the tsaA gene encoding tRNA (N6-threonylcarbamoyladenosine(37)-N6)-methyltransferase TrmO — translation MPFSIEPVGIIRSPYKEKFAVPRQPNLVPSATAELHLCGEANVPEAVRGIEQFSHLWLLFMFDQNLAAGWRPTVRPPRLGGNERIGVFASRATFRPNGIGMSAVTLKGVRIQGSQVILELGGVDLVDGTPIMDIKPYIPYSDSHPEAIGGFANEEPATLDVMINEQVAQHLTPHQQQVIKEVLSQDPRPAYKKSKPDEKEYAVHLFRFNVKFKVNAQKVIVTAVEAVCQSTND, via the coding sequence ATGCCGTTTTCCATCGAACCCGTAGGTATCATTCGCTCTCCTTACAAAGAGAAATTTGCCGTACCACGTCAACCTAACCTTGTACCCAGTGCCACTGCAGAACTACACCTCTGTGGCGAAGCGAATGTCCCCGAAGCCGTTAGAGGCATCGAACAATTCAGCCACCTGTGGTTGCTCTTTATGTTTGACCAAAACTTGGCAGCCGGATGGCGCCCTACTGTCAGGCCACCTCGACTAGGTGGCAATGAGCGTATTGGCGTCTTTGCAAGTCGAGCCACTTTTCGTCCAAATGGGATAGGCATGTCAGCAGTGACACTTAAAGGTGTGCGTATTCAAGGCAGTCAGGTCATTCTTGAATTAGGTGGTGTCGACCTCGTTGACGGTACACCGATCATGGATATCAAACCTTATATCCCTTACTCCGACAGCCACCCCGAAGCCATTGGCGGATTTGCCAATGAGGAACCCGCAACTCTTGATGTAATGATTAACGAGCAGGTAGCTCAACACCTCACTCCTCATCAACAGCAAGTCATTAAAGAAGTGCTCTCACAAGATCCGCGGCCTGCTTATAAGAAAAGTAAACCTGATGAGAAGGAATATGCTGTCCACCTCTTTCGCTTTAACGTGAAATTTAAAGTAAATGCACAAAAGGTCATCGTCACAGCCGTGGAAGCCGTTTGCCAATCCACAAATGACTGA
- a CDS encoding proline--tRNA ligase, producing MRTSKYLLSTLKETPNDAEVISHQLMLRAGMIRKLASGLYTWLPTGLRVLRKVENIVREEINNAGAVETLMPVVQPFELWEETGRSEKMGAELLRLTDRHERPFVLSPTAEEVITSLVRNEVSSYKQLPLNLYQIQTKFRDERRPRFGVMRAREFCMMDAYSFDLDKDGLQQSYEAMHEAYCKAFDRMGLDYRPVLADTGAIGGSGSHEFHVLAESGEDLIAFSTESDYAANIEKAEALAPTAERAAPSEEMTLVDTPNAKTIAELVEQFELPIEKTVKTLFVKASDEVDADLIALIIRGDHELNEVKAENLKEVASPLEMATEEEIRALIGAGPGSLGPVGLELPFIVDRTVAVMSDFGAGANIDDKHYFGINWGRDVELGQVEDLRNVVEGDPSPCGNGTIMLKRGIEVGHIFQLGTNYSEKMNCGVLGADGKNTILEMGCYGIGVSRVVASAIEQNHDENGIIWPDALAPFQVAIVPMNMHKSEAVREAAEALYANLTAAGIEVLFDDRKERPGVMFADMELVGVPHTVVIGDRSLKNGEVEYKDRRTGEKEPVAADAIADFIKAKLV from the coding sequence ATGCGTACCAGTAAATACCTTCTGTCTACTCTGAAGGAAACACCAAACGACGCAGAAGTTATCAGCCACCAGCTGATGCTACGTGCCGGCATGATCCGCAAGCTTGCTTCAGGTCTCTACACCTGGCTGCCGACCGGTCTGCGCGTCCTGCGTAAAGTCGAAAACATCGTTCGTGAAGAGATCAACAATGCAGGTGCTGTTGAGACTTTGATGCCCGTTGTTCAGCCTTTCGAGCTTTGGGAAGAAACTGGCCGCTCTGAAAAAATGGGCGCGGAGTTGCTTCGACTGACTGACCGCCATGAGCGTCCGTTTGTATTAAGTCCGACAGCAGAAGAAGTGATCACCAGCTTGGTCCGTAACGAGGTAAGCTCTTACAAACAGCTGCCACTTAACCTTTACCAAATTCAAACGAAGTTCCGTGACGAACGTCGTCCACGCTTCGGTGTTATGCGTGCACGCGAATTCTGCATGATGGACGCTTACAGTTTCGACCTCGACAAAGATGGCCTGCAACAGTCCTATGAAGCGATGCATGAAGCATACTGTAAAGCCTTTGACCGCATGGGGCTCGATTACCGCCCGGTTCTGGCTGACACCGGTGCTATTGGTGGCAGTGGCTCACACGAGTTCCACGTTCTCGCAGAAAGTGGCGAAGATTTAATTGCCTTCTCAACAGAATCTGATTACGCCGCAAACATTGAAAAAGCAGAAGCGCTTGCACCTACCGCTGAACGTGCAGCACCAAGCGAAGAGATGACGCTGGTTGATACACCAAATGCAAAAACCATTGCTGAACTGGTAGAGCAATTTGAGCTACCAATCGAAAAAACGGTGAAAACGCTATTCGTTAAAGCGTCTGATGAAGTAGATGCCGACCTTATTGCGTTGATCATCCGTGGTGATCACGAGCTAAACGAAGTAAAAGCGGAAAACCTGAAAGAAGTGGCTTCACCATTGGAGATGGCAACGGAAGAAGAGATCCGTGCATTGATTGGTGCGGGCCCTGGCTCTCTAGGTCCTGTCGGTCTTGAACTGCCATTCATCGTTGACCGTACCGTTGCGGTAATGAGTGACTTTGGCGCTGGTGCAAACATCGATGATAAACACTACTTCGGTATCAACTGGGGTCGTGATGTTGAACTCGGTCAGGTAGAAGATCTCCGCAACGTCGTTGAAGGTGATCCAAGCCCATGCGGCAACGGTACTATCATGCTTAAGCGTGGTATCGAAGTTGGTCACATTTTCCAGCTAGGTACAAACTACTCAGAGAAAATGAACTGTGGCGTACTAGGTGCTGACGGCAAAAACACCATTTTAGAAATGGGTTGTTACGGTATCGGTGTATCTCGCGTGGTGGCGTCTGCTATCGAGCAAAATCACGACGAAAACGGCATCATCTGGCCAGACGCATTAGCGCCTTTCCAAGTGGCTATCGTACCAATGAACATGCACAAGTCTGAAGCTGTGCGTGAAGCTGCAGAAGCGCTCTACGCGAACCTGACAGCTGCAGGTATTGAAGTCCTGTTTGATGATCGTAAAGAGCGCCCTGGCGTCATGTTTGCAGACATGGAGCTTGTTGGTGTGCCCCACACCGTTGTCATCGGTGACCGTAGCTTGAAAAATGGCGAAGTCGAATACAAAGACCGCCGTACGGGTGAGAAAGAGCCGGTTGCTGCTGATGCAATCGCAGACTTCATCAAGGCAAAACTCGTTTAA
- a CDS encoding putative bifunctional diguanylate cyclase/phosphodiesterase — MLTIKLMNLVLTLTGLILVASSIAPAFRIKRQDPDGSWTLLVYMMVFFIIGYSGHATLLMIEPSTGLSDTLLSAILSLGGLFVFSTIRLSSQSIKRLDNERELARFDAEHDTLTKLPNRHHLMQKLEQVIALSEHTGRCFSVLLLDFNDFKRINDSLTHQVGDKLLQAFAERLKNYSAEFYAARLGGDEFAMLIETDDKDAIGTHCIALSELLTKPVSVANQHISLSASIGVSRYPIDGRNMEQLVRCADIAMYSSKRLKRHYVFYSPAMNDHQQQSFDINAKLTTAVENDQFEIHYHPLFHSHNHQLAGVEALIRWRLPSGRLLPANDVIPFAEQTALMRTITRWVIARALSEYCNWLKMGYSFNLQINVSVRDLEDEDFLNFIREVLQAHPIPPQYLVLEITENAIIENSATSKKVIDGLHHIGVKLSMDDFGTGYSSLSLLTSIPFSQIKIDQGFIRNNSHQHQVIIQAIQYIGQQFNVPVVAEGIEEQEHAEMVTDFGCDLLQGYWFTKPLSCDDFSHWLEDNFPIQQSING; from the coding sequence GTGCTCACGATAAAGCTGATGAATCTGGTGCTCACTCTCACTGGGCTTATTCTAGTTGCAAGTTCTATAGCCCCCGCGTTTCGCATAAAACGCCAAGATCCAGACGGTAGTTGGACACTGTTAGTCTACATGATGGTCTTCTTTATCATCGGTTATAGTGGTCACGCCACTTTACTGATGATAGAACCATCAACAGGTCTGAGTGATACCTTATTGAGTGCTATTCTGTCTTTAGGCGGGTTGTTTGTCTTTTCGACCATTCGTCTTTCTTCTCAAAGTATCAAGCGCCTCGACAACGAACGTGAACTCGCGCGATTTGATGCGGAACACGACACACTGACGAAACTGCCTAATCGTCACCATTTGATGCAAAAACTCGAACAAGTCATCGCATTGTCGGAACATACCGGACGCTGTTTTTCTGTTTTGCTGCTTGATTTCAATGACTTTAAACGCATCAATGACTCTTTAACCCATCAGGTGGGCGACAAGCTACTTCAAGCCTTTGCCGAGCGCCTAAAAAACTACAGTGCAGAATTTTATGCAGCCCGCCTAGGTGGCGATGAGTTTGCAATGTTAATAGAAACCGACGATAAAGACGCCATTGGCACGCACTGTATCGCCTTGAGCGAACTGTTAACAAAACCGGTCTCCGTCGCCAATCAACACATTTCACTGTCGGCCAGCATCGGTGTCTCTCGTTACCCCATTGATGGTCGCAATATGGAGCAACTAGTACGCTGCGCCGACATCGCAATGTACTCATCCAAACGCCTAAAACGCCACTATGTTTTTTATAGCCCTGCGATGAATGACCACCAGCAGCAGAGTTTTGATATCAACGCCAAGCTCACGACTGCGGTAGAAAACGATCAGTTTGAGATTCACTACCACCCGCTCTTCCACAGTCATAATCATCAACTCGCAGGTGTCGAGGCGTTAATTCGCTGGCGGCTCCCATCAGGGCGCTTACTACCAGCCAACGACGTTATTCCCTTTGCCGAGCAAACCGCCCTAATGCGTACCATCACCCGCTGGGTGATTGCCAGAGCACTCTCTGAGTACTGTAACTGGCTAAAAATGGGCTATAGCTTCAACTTACAAATCAATGTGTCAGTGCGCGATCTTGAAGACGAGGACTTCCTTAACTTCATCCGTGAAGTGTTGCAAGCACATCCGATCCCCCCGCAATACTTAGTGTTAGAAATCACTGAAAACGCCATCATTGAAAACTCAGCGACGTCTAAGAAAGTCATTGATGGCCTGCACCATATCGGGGTAAAACTCAGTATGGATGACTTCGGTACGGGATACTCCTCTTTATCTCTATTAACCTCCATCCCTTTCAGTCAGATAAAAATCGATCAAGGCTTTATTCGCAACAACTCCCATCAACATCAGGTGATTATTCAAGCGATTCAGTACATTGGGCAGCAGTTTAATGTCCCTGTCGTTGCGGAAGGGATTGAGGAGCAAGAGCACGCTGAGATGGTGACCGACTTTGGTTGCGACTTACTCCAAGGCTACTGGTTTACCAAACCCCTCTCATGCGACGACTTCAGTCATTGGCTAGAAGACAATTTCCCAATTCAACAATCTATCAACGGATAA
- a CDS encoding DUF294 nucleotidyltransferase-like domain-containing protein produces the protein MQAELNDIQQFVAKHPPFNALTEEQQQEVASHIEIAYFRAGNMILNFGDEIQDLYLIRSGVVEIYRRRGELYNRLDEGDIFGQMGLLMNNQVRLPAKAIEDTLVYCIPNTLFKSLYEQEDSFADFVEIEDRARLRQAVSSQQDANDLTTSKVRTLLTREPVIIENHTDIQTAAKIMAEESVSSLLIKDPEIIEEDESNLVGILTERDFCTRVLAEGVDVGAPVSDVMTTELVSLDYNAYVYEAMLTMLRYNVHHVPVMRNRLPIGIVEMTDIVRYESQNSLLLVSSIFQQQSTEELITLSEQVKDSFVRLVNEDANSHMVGSAMAVIGRSFKQRLIELAEESLGKPPVPYCFLALGSMARDEQLIVTDQDNAIILDDSYEESQHGEYYAALAKFVCDGLAACGYKYCTGDIMASNPEWRKTRTEWEACFADWIDNPKPQALLNSSIFFDLDGIYGRTKWAEQLNSFIVRRARRNNRFLACLARNAINRTPPLGFFKDFVMEKDGRHNNSINLKRRGTAPLADLIRVHALACGSRAQNSFERLDDIIDSGILPKGRGHDLRDALEFISMVRIRHQAIDVESHIEPDNNIEPENMSDFERRNLKDAFQILSNAQNFLKFRYSANRRG, from the coding sequence ATGCAAGCAGAGCTCAACGACATTCAACAATTTGTCGCTAAACACCCGCCATTTAATGCGCTAACTGAAGAGCAACAACAGGAAGTCGCATCACACATCGAGATCGCCTATTTTCGAGCCGGGAATATGATTCTCAACTTTGGAGACGAGATCCAAGACCTCTATTTGATTCGTAGTGGTGTGGTTGAAATTTATCGCCGTCGTGGCGAGCTCTACAATCGCTTAGATGAAGGGGATATCTTTGGCCAAATGGGCTTGTTGATGAACAACCAAGTGCGCCTGCCCGCAAAAGCGATAGAAGACACCCTGGTTTACTGTATTCCTAATACCTTGTTCAAATCACTGTACGAGCAAGAAGATAGTTTCGCAGATTTTGTTGAAATTGAAGATAGGGCTCGTTTGCGTCAGGCAGTTTCCTCTCAACAAGATGCCAATGACCTCACCACCTCAAAAGTCCGAACATTATTGACTCGGGAACCCGTGATCATTGAGAACCATACGGACATTCAGACCGCAGCAAAAATTATGGCGGAGGAGTCTGTTAGTTCACTGTTGATCAAAGATCCTGAGATTATCGAAGAAGACGAAAGTAACCTGGTTGGCATTCTTACCGAGCGTGATTTCTGTACGCGAGTATTAGCAGAAGGGGTCGATGTTGGTGCCCCGGTCAGTGATGTCATGACCACGGAGTTAGTGTCGCTGGATTACAACGCCTACGTTTATGAAGCCATGCTAACCATGCTGCGCTACAACGTTCACCATGTCCCTGTAATGCGTAATCGGCTCCCAATCGGTATCGTAGAGATGACCGATATCGTTCGCTATGAATCTCAAAACAGCCTACTTTTAGTCAGCTCCATCTTCCAACAACAAAGCACAGAAGAACTCATTACGCTTTCTGAACAAGTCAAAGACAGCTTCGTACGCCTAGTCAATGAAGATGCTAACTCACATATGGTGGGTAGCGCGATGGCTGTTATCGGCCGCAGTTTCAAACAGCGATTGATTGAGCTTGCCGAAGAATCACTGGGTAAACCACCGGTGCCTTATTGTTTTCTCGCCTTAGGCTCCATGGCTCGCGATGAACAGTTAATAGTGACAGACCAAGACAACGCCATCATTTTGGACGACAGCTATGAGGAAAGCCAACATGGTGAGTACTATGCGGCATTGGCTAAGTTTGTTTGCGACGGTCTAGCAGCCTGTGGCTACAAATATTGCACTGGCGATATTATGGCTTCAAACCCTGAATGGCGTAAGACGCGTACCGAGTGGGAAGCCTGCTTTGCGGATTGGATTGATAACCCTAAGCCTCAAGCCTTACTCAACAGCTCTATCTTCTTCGATTTAGATGGCATTTATGGTCGAACAAAATGGGCTGAACAACTCAATAGCTTTATTGTTCGCCGTGCGCGCCGAAACAACCGTTTCTTAGCTTGTCTCGCTCGCAACGCCATTAATCGCACACCGCCATTAGGGTTCTTCAAAGATTTCGTGATGGAAAAAGATGGCCGCCACAACAATTCCATCAACTTAAAACGTCGAGGGACAGCGCCGCTCGCGGACCTTATTCGCGTCCATGCGTTAGCCTGTGGTTCACGGGCACAAAACTCCTTCGAACGCCTCGACGATATTATCGATTCCGGTATCTTGCCAAAAGGCAGAGGACACGATTTACGCGATGCGCTCGAGTTTATCTCGATGGTGCGTATCCGCCATCAGGCCATTGATGTTGAGAGTCATATTGAGCCAGATAACAACATCGAACCTGAAAATATGTCTGATTTCGAGCGACGTAATCTCAAGGATGCTTTTCAAATTCTCAGCAATGCGCAGAACTTCCTTAAATTCCGCTACAGCGCGAATCGCAGAGGGTAA